From Verrucomicrobiia bacterium, the proteins below share one genomic window:
- a CDS encoding response regulator transcription factor: MAQTSVTPAAAPIQVILVEDDRALASELAALLRNEADLNVAGTFGTAEAAERDLIAGMADVVVTDIQLPGRSGIDLIRAHKPNLPSTQFLVLSMFDDDDVVFAALRAGASGYILKRNLRGQLAGMIRDLHSGGAPMSSSIARKLVHEFQGRSPDAEAVAVAGLAPRESELLDLLARGRSYKECAEAMSLKLDTVRTYIRRLYEKLHVHSRHEAVAKARKGGDPQS, from the coding sequence GTGGCTCAGACATCCGTCACGCCCGCCGCGGCCCCGATCCAGGTGATCCTGGTCGAGGACGACCGCGCACTCGCGTCGGAACTCGCCGCACTGCTGCGAAACGAGGCCGATCTCAACGTCGCCGGCACCTTCGGCACGGCCGAGGCGGCCGAACGGGACCTGATCGCCGGCATGGCCGACGTGGTGGTCACCGACATCCAGCTTCCCGGCCGCAGCGGGATTGACCTGATTCGGGCTCACAAACCGAACCTGCCGTCCACCCAGTTCCTGGTGCTCAGCATGTTTGACGACGACGACGTCGTCTTCGCAGCACTCCGCGCCGGCGCCAGCGGGTACATCCTCAAACGGAATCTCCGGGGCCAGCTCGCCGGAATGATCCGAGACCTGCATTCGGGCGGGGCCCCGATGAGCAGCAGCATCGCGCGCAAGCTGGTCCACGAATTCCAGGGACGGAGCCCCGATGCCGAGGCCGTGGCCGTGGCCGGGCTGGCGCCCCGCGAATCGGAGCTTCTCGACCTGCTCGCCCGCGGACGCAGCTACAAGGAATGCGCCGAGGCCATGTCACTGAAGCTGGACACCGTCCGCACCTACATCCGGCGCCTGTACGAAAAGCTGCACGTCCACAGCCGCCACGAGGCCGTGGCCAAGGCCAGGAAAGGAGGCGACCCCCAGTCGTGA
- a CDS encoding HlyC/CorC family transporter produces the protein MLLLVGFSFFFAAAETALFSLGPWRARRLAEQRPAPGAVVSGLLARPDELLASLVLGNTVSNFLLVALGLLSFGVALWERFLVLLVLLAVLLIACEMTPKALAVRSPEAWALRVARPMRLFVRFTGPVIRFARNVVDRLLSPVLRWAPPTRVEVTAEEYADLVDLAHQQGAVSRAERDIIHRILALNRRTARDAMRPRAQMVLLPDDLPVADLARSARELRHHRIPLFDETPENIVAVLNTRTLLLAPGADLDEALEFPSFVPESMNLMALFQALQRQRRGLAIVLDEFGGPSGLVTLEDVLETVVGPIRGEGEAEGFVMERMAPGRWRVNGAMRLDDFAREFPGLGSDPDVDTLGGLVVKLAEVVPAPGEVFLHRGVRFTVRASDERRVRELMVEAVGGGT, from the coding sequence ATGCTGCTGCTGGTGGGGTTCAGTTTTTTCTTCGCCGCTGCCGAAACCGCCCTTTTTTCCCTCGGGCCCTGGCGGGCCCGGCGCCTGGCGGAGCAACGTCCAGCCCCCGGGGCGGTGGTGTCCGGATTGCTGGCGCGTCCCGACGAACTCCTGGCGAGCCTGGTACTCGGCAACACGGTGTCGAACTTCCTGCTGGTGGCGCTGGGTCTGCTGAGCTTCGGGGTGGCCCTCTGGGAGCGCTTCCTGGTCCTGTTGGTGCTCCTCGCCGTGTTGCTGATCGCCTGCGAAATGACGCCCAAGGCCCTCGCCGTTCGAAGCCCCGAAGCCTGGGCCCTGCGCGTCGCCCGGCCGATGCGGCTCTTCGTACGGTTCACCGGACCGGTGATCCGTTTCGCCCGAAACGTGGTGGACCGACTGCTCAGTCCGGTACTCCGCTGGGCGCCGCCAACGCGGGTCGAGGTCACCGCCGAGGAGTACGCCGACCTGGTGGATCTCGCGCATCAGCAGGGTGCGGTCTCACGCGCCGAACGCGACATCATCCACCGCATCCTCGCCCTCAACCGCAGGACCGCCCGGGATGCCATGCGCCCACGGGCGCAGATGGTGCTACTGCCCGACGATCTGCCGGTCGCGGACCTGGCGCGGTCCGCACGCGAACTCCGGCACCACCGGATTCCCCTCTTTGACGAGACCCCGGAAAACATCGTGGCGGTGCTGAACACCCGAACCCTGCTGCTGGCGCCGGGTGCCGACCTGGACGAGGCGCTGGAGTTCCCCTCGTTCGTCCCGGAAAGCATGAACCTGATGGCGCTGTTCCAAGCCCTGCAGCGGCAGCGCCGCGGCCTCGCGATTGTTCTCGACGAGTTCGGGGGTCCCTCGGGGCTGGTGACGCTTGAAGACGTGCTCGAAACCGTCGTGGGACCGATCCGGGGTGAAGGGGAGGCGGAAGGCTTTGTGATGGAGCGCATGGCTCCGGGGCGATGGCGCGTCAACGGGGCCATGCGGCTGGATGATTTTGCCCGGGAGTTCCCCGGGCTGGGGAGTGATCCCGACGTGGACACCCTCGGCGGCCTTGTGGTGAAGCTGGCCGAAGTCGTGCCGGCTCCAGGGGAGGTGTTCCTCCACCGCGGCGTGCGCTTCACGGTGCGGGCATCGGACGAACGACGGGTTCGAGAACTGATGGTCGAGGCCGTCGGAGGGGGGACATGA
- a CDS encoding serine/threonine protein kinase, with the protein MATAGDKLGQYTLHELINSGGQSEIWLATDDAGRSFAVRLLLNDSVFAFTEKGRFNTGAEILRDCQDDHYIIGYVEHGKIGGHRALVMEYVEGANLKLLLAAADPVLTDHLAEVLLDFAMALEVVHDRGYMHLDVKPENVLLSRNGRLKLIDFDLAQPIPRPPRKLDKLSGTPAYMAPEQLLKQPVDHRADIWAYGVSAYELLTLRKPFPGENADEVLRRQIDRSDFLRPRELNGDIPADLERILLRCLERDPAARYPILGVLVHELRQALYVP; encoded by the coding sequence ATGGCGACTGCTGGAGACAAACTGGGTCAGTACACCCTGCACGAACTGATCAATTCGGGCGGGCAGTCGGAGATTTGGCTGGCCACGGATGACGCCGGGCGGTCCTTCGCGGTGCGGTTGCTGCTGAACGACTCCGTGTTTGCCTTCACCGAGAAGGGGCGGTTCAACACCGGTGCGGAGATCCTCCGGGACTGCCAGGACGATCACTACATCATCGGGTACGTCGAACACGGCAAAATCGGAGGCCACCGCGCGCTCGTCATGGAGTATGTCGAGGGAGCCAACCTCAAGCTGCTGCTGGCGGCGGCGGATCCGGTGCTGACGGACCATCTCGCCGAGGTGCTGCTTGATTTCGCCATGGCGCTGGAGGTTGTCCATGACCGCGGGTACATGCACCTGGACGTGAAGCCGGAGAATGTCCTGCTGTCGCGGAACGGCCGGCTCAAGCTGATTGACTTTGATCTGGCGCAGCCGATCCCGAGGCCGCCGCGGAAGCTGGACAAGCTCTCGGGCACGCCGGCCTACATGGCGCCGGAGCAGTTGTTGAAGCAGCCCGTGGATCACCGCGCCGATATCTGGGCCTATGGCGTCAGCGCCTACGAACTGCTCACCCTGCGCAAGCCCTTCCCCGGTGAAAATGCCGACGAGGTGCTTCGGCGTCAGATTGACCGCTCCGATTTTTTGCGGCCGCGCGAGCTCAATGGCGACATCCCGGCCGACCTCGAGCGCATCCTGCTCCGGTGCCTTGAGCGCGATCCGGCGGCCCGGTACCCGATTCTTGGCGTGCTCGTTCATGAGCTGCGTCAGGCCCTGTACGTGCCATGA
- a CDS encoding TlpA family protein disulfide reductase, protein MKRPRWLVPFALAALLGWWVSRPTGPSFVRLPGSGVMMPEWQMDSLTGEPVDSAQFAGRVVVLNFWATWCPPCRREIPELNAVHRAWSERGVAVLGAATDERGAAVVGPFARRHRIQYPVLIADTNLLESLAIASLPTTLVIATNGQVVARYLGTLTEREISNVVQPLLPPQ, encoded by the coding sequence ATGAAGCGCCCCCGATGGCTCGTGCCCTTTGCCCTGGCCGCATTGCTAGGCTGGTGGGTCAGCCGGCCGACGGGGCCGTCGTTTGTGCGCCTTCCCGGGTCGGGTGTGATGATGCCGGAGTGGCAGATGGACAGCCTGACCGGGGAACCCGTGGATTCAGCGCAGTTTGCCGGACGGGTGGTGGTGCTCAATTTCTGGGCGACCTGGTGTCCTCCCTGTCGCCGCGAGATCCCCGAGCTCAATGCCGTTCACCGGGCCTGGTCCGAGAGAGGGGTCGCGGTGCTCGGAGCCGCCACGGATGAACGGGGGGCCGCCGTGGTGGGCCCATTTGCCAGGCGCCATCGAATTCAATACCCGGTCCTGATTGCCGACACCAACCTCCTGGAGTCCCTCGCCATCGCCTCGTTGCCCACGACCCTCGTCATCGCAACCAACGGCCAGGTTGTGGCCCGCTATCTCGGAACCCTCACCGAACGGGAGATCTCCAACGTCGTGCAGCCCCTGCTGCCGCCACAGTGA
- a CDS encoding ComF family protein, with the protein MFRSRGSGLLPDTMTGRLPLACSHRLSVGVRNHLEDLLGLLYPNRCLLCDGEPASARGGYVGSRCRRSVRAIHPPYCSQCGLPFPADITGSFVCTNCEGLSLAFESARAAVVAGGVVLEVIHRFKYARALWFEPFLSDLLLTAAVPALAGGGWTAVVPVPLHPVRARHREFNQAERLARPLAAALGLPLLCNRVRRTMPTLTQTHLSRAERARNVNRAFQPGDGGRLDGASVVIVDDVLTTGATTSATAGVLRRLGAVRVCVWSVARAIRGEPPLA; encoded by the coding sequence ATGTTCCGGTCCCGTGGATCGGGTTTGCTGCCGGACACCATGACCGGCCGGTTGCCCCTCGCATGCTCCCACCGGTTGAGTGTCGGGGTCCGGAACCACCTCGAAGACCTTCTGGGCCTCCTGTACCCCAATCGGTGCCTCCTGTGCGATGGGGAGCCGGCATCCGCCCGCGGAGGTTACGTCGGCAGCCGTTGCCGGCGCTCCGTCCGCGCCATACACCCCCCCTACTGTTCCCAATGCGGACTGCCATTTCCCGCCGACATCACCGGGAGCTTCGTCTGCACCAACTGCGAGGGCCTGTCACTTGCGTTTGAGTCCGCCCGGGCCGCAGTGGTGGCTGGCGGGGTCGTCCTGGAGGTGATTCACCGGTTCAAGTACGCCCGGGCGCTCTGGTTTGAACCCTTCCTGTCCGACCTGCTCCTCACCGCGGCAGTGCCCGCCCTTGCGGGTGGCGGTTGGACCGCGGTGGTGCCCGTCCCGCTTCATCCGGTCCGCGCCCGCCATCGTGAATTCAACCAGGCGGAGCGCCTGGCCCGTCCCCTGGCCGCGGCCCTCGGCCTTCCCCTGCTCTGCAACCGGGTCCGCCGCACGATGCCCACGCTCACCCAGACCCACCTTTCCCGGGCCGAACGCGCCCGCAACGTGAACCGGGCCTTCCAACCGGGCGACGGCGGCCGATTGGACGGGGCCTCAGTGGTCATCGTGGATGACGTCTTGACCACCGGTGCCACCACCAGTGCCACCGCCGGGGTGCTGCGCCGCCTGGGCGCCGTCCGTGTCTGCGTCTGGTCGGTCGCCCGCGCGATCCGCGGCGAACCTCCGCTTGCCTGA
- a CDS encoding DUF21 domain-containing protein — protein sequence MNLELLQAPVLAAALVLSAFLSGMEAAVMAVSRLRIRQWVREGRPGARALQSYLANPENFLWTVLVGNTLANFFIVVITVFWLNERVGQWPWVLWGLIGIIAFCLYVVNDLLPKALFRQFPDRLALWLVWPFRLVHALLWPFVTLIESFTSQLLRWTGGRSLNSQFFASRDEVRDVVLDPASRLHPTERQLIHRVLDLKYRTVGQIARPLTLADSVNIRTPIPEVLELYSRRGHTRLPVWDSGLTSARIAGVVSLKNILYSPGAPERKVAGDYLRPALFLSESLPLEEALRRLQRSGQPLAIVVDNSRRERGFLTLSDVLKAVFGEVTL from the coding sequence ATGAATCTCGAATTGCTCCAGGCGCCGGTGCTCGCCGCAGCCTTGGTGCTGTCGGCATTCCTCTCCGGGATGGAGGCCGCCGTCATGGCCGTGAGCCGTCTCCGCATCCGGCAATGGGTGCGCGAGGGGCGTCCGGGCGCCCGCGCCCTCCAGAGCTACCTCGCCAATCCGGAGAATTTTCTCTGGACCGTGCTGGTCGGGAACACCCTGGCGAACTTCTTCATCGTGGTCATCACCGTGTTCTGGCTGAACGAACGGGTGGGCCAATGGCCTTGGGTGCTCTGGGGGCTCATCGGGATCATCGCCTTCTGCCTGTACGTCGTGAACGACCTGCTGCCCAAGGCCCTCTTCCGCCAGTTTCCCGACCGCCTCGCGCTGTGGCTCGTCTGGCCATTCCGGCTGGTCCACGCGCTCCTCTGGCCCTTCGTCACGCTGATCGAGAGCTTCACCTCCCAGCTGCTGCGCTGGACCGGCGGACGCTCCCTCAACAGCCAGTTTTTCGCCAGCCGCGACGAAGTGCGCGACGTGGTCCTGGATCCCGCCAGCCGCCTGCATCCCACGGAACGTCAACTGATCCACCGGGTCCTCGACCTGAAGTACCGGACGGTCGGGCAAATCGCCCGTCCGCTCACCCTCGCGGACTCGGTCAACATCCGAACCCCGATTCCCGAGGTGCTGGAGCTCTACAGCCGTCGGGGGCACACCCGCTTGCCGGTCTGGGATTCGGGGCTGACCTCGGCGCGCATCGCGGGGGTGGTCAGCCTGAAGAACATCCTGTACAGCCCGGGCGCGCCGGAACGGAAGGTGGCGGGGGACTACCTGCGTCCGGCGCTCTTTCTCAGCGAGTCGTTGCCGCTGGAGGAGGCGCTGCGCCGTCTCCAGCGGAGCGGGCAGCCGCTGGCCATCGTGGTGGACAACAGCCGGCGGGAGCGGGGGTTCCTGACGCTGTCGGACGTCCTCAAGGCGGTCTTCGGGGAGGTGACGCTGTGA
- the icd gene encoding NADP-dependent isocitrate dehydrogenase, producing MPYTTCSVPPGEKIAIHEGKLAVPDHPIIPFIRGDGTGPDIWAASVRVLDAAVTKAYGGRRQIAWMEVFAGEESFKRFNNWLPDDTVEAFREFLVGIKGPLTTPVGGGIRSLNVALRQMLDLYVCLRPVQYFRGVPSPVKHPEKVDMVIFRENTEDIYAGIEFAAGSPEAGKLLSWLSAEFPKEFKKVRFGTRESAESFWKAVGAPDVDSGVQVGIGLKPVSWSGSVRLIHSAISYAIKFGRKSVTLVHKGNIMKFTEGAFRDWGYQCAERHFGDKVYTWTQWERTKKAQGEEAANAEQKAALAAGRVLVKDAIADIVLQQVLTRPEDFDVIATLNLNGDYLSDALAAQVGGIGIAPGGNINYITGHAIFEATHGTAPKYAGKDMVNPGSVILSGEMMLRHLGWVEAADLVLRGLNGAIGSRRVTYDFARLMEGGTQVKCSEFGDNLIAHM from the coding sequence ATGCCTTACACCACCTGTTCAGTGCCTCCCGGCGAAAAGATTGCCATTCACGAGGGAAAACTCGCGGTTCCCGACCACCCGATCATCCCGTTCATCCGGGGCGACGGCACCGGACCCGATATCTGGGCGGCAAGCGTCCGCGTTCTCGACGCCGCGGTGACCAAGGCCTACGGCGGTCGCCGCCAGATCGCCTGGATGGAAGTCTTTGCGGGCGAAGAAAGCTTCAAGCGGTTCAACAACTGGCTCCCGGACGACACCGTGGAGGCCTTCCGTGAGTTTCTGGTGGGCATCAAGGGCCCCCTCACCACACCGGTTGGAGGGGGGATCCGCTCCCTCAATGTCGCCCTTCGGCAGATGCTCGACCTCTACGTCTGTCTGCGCCCCGTGCAATACTTTCGCGGGGTTCCCAGCCCGGTGAAGCATCCCGAGAAGGTGGATATGGTGATCTTCCGGGAGAACACCGAGGACATCTACGCGGGCATCGAATTCGCCGCGGGTTCGCCCGAGGCCGGGAAACTCCTGAGCTGGCTCTCAGCCGAGTTCCCGAAGGAGTTCAAGAAGGTCCGTTTCGGCACGCGCGAATCGGCCGAATCGTTCTGGAAAGCCGTGGGTGCGCCCGACGTGGATTCCGGCGTTCAGGTGGGCATCGGGCTCAAGCCCGTCAGCTGGTCAGGGAGTGTCCGGCTCATCCACAGCGCCATCAGCTACGCGATCAAGTTCGGACGCAAGTCCGTCACCCTCGTCCACAAGGGCAACATCATGAAATTCACCGAGGGTGCGTTCCGCGACTGGGGCTACCAATGCGCCGAACGGCACTTCGGGGACAAGGTCTACACCTGGACGCAGTGGGAGCGGACCAAAAAGGCGCAAGGCGAGGAGGCCGCCAATGCCGAACAAAAGGCCGCCCTGGCCGCCGGCCGCGTCCTGGTCAAGGACGCCATCGCCGACATCGTCCTGCAGCAGGTCCTGACGCGTCCGGAGGACTTTGATGTGATCGCGACCCTGAACCTCAATGGCGACTACCTGAGCGACGCCCTTGCCGCCCAGGTGGGCGGCATCGGCATCGCGCCGGGCGGCAACATCAACTACATCACCGGGCACGCCATCTTTGAGGCCACGCACGGGACGGCCCCCAAGTATGCCGGCAAGGACATGGTCAACCCCGGCTCGGTGATCCTGAGCGGTGAGATGATGCTTCGGCACCTGGGATGGGTGGAAGCGGCCGATCTGGTGTTGCGCGGCTTGAACGGTGCGATTGGAAGCCGTCGGGTGACCTATGACTTTGCCCGCTTGATGGAGGGCGGCACGCAGGTCAAGTGCTCGGAATTCGGCGACAATCTCATCGCCCACATGTGA
- a CDS encoding HlyC/CorC family transporter: MLWTLAGRLTVALLLVLVNGFFVASELALVKIRETQLDTLVARRRRGARDALRLKRNLNAAITATQLGVTLAGMALGRYVEPMVEVVAEPLLHALGLPPRHWAYGVLIGAGFVIMSFVLMILGEALPKALAINKTEPVTLMIATPLSWFFQIARPLIRVISGTALWLAQRLGVEPLDEHERHSPEELRLMILSGAKDGAGTELGHDIVLNSLDLRRRVVREVMRPRREITALNTAATLEACLEVAERSRYSRFPLCERGDLDRTPGVVHFKDLVALRNRALTGADLLPAARPVIYVPETARLERVLQLFLERKLHLALVVDEYGGTTGMLTLENILEELVGQIQDEFDHEGPRMSRRGEDGWELAGSLPLFELSELTGTALETDGVTTLNGWVTQRLGRFPRRGDRIAIGGFDLMVEDLEGLRVGRVLLKRLSAAESSETTDVEEQAGTGGESPG; the protein is encoded by the coding sequence ATGCTGTGGACCCTGGCAGGGCGTCTGACAGTGGCGCTGCTGCTGGTATTGGTGAACGGGTTCTTCGTCGCCTCGGAGCTGGCGCTCGTGAAGATCCGGGAGACACAGCTCGACACCCTGGTGGCGCGGCGGCGCCGCGGCGCCCGGGACGCGCTCCGGCTCAAGCGGAACCTCAATGCCGCGATTACCGCAACCCAACTTGGGGTCACGCTCGCCGGCATGGCGCTTGGCCGGTATGTCGAGCCCATGGTGGAGGTGGTCGCAGAACCGTTGCTGCATGCCCTTGGGCTACCACCCCGACACTGGGCCTACGGGGTCCTCATCGGTGCGGGCTTCGTGATCATGTCGTTTGTCCTGATGATCCTCGGGGAGGCCCTGCCCAAGGCATTGGCGATCAACAAGACCGAGCCGGTCACGCTGATGATTGCCACACCGCTCAGCTGGTTTTTCCAGATCGCAAGACCGCTGATCCGGGTGATCAGTGGCACCGCGCTGTGGTTGGCGCAGCGCCTGGGCGTCGAGCCGCTCGACGAACATGAACGGCACAGTCCTGAAGAACTGCGGCTGATGATCCTCTCGGGGGCCAAGGACGGCGCGGGAACCGAGCTCGGACACGATATCGTGCTCAATTCCCTCGACCTGCGTCGCCGGGTGGTGCGCGAAGTGATGCGCCCGCGGCGGGAGATCACGGCGCTCAACACCGCCGCAACGCTGGAAGCCTGTCTGGAGGTCGCAGAACGCAGCCGGTACTCCCGCTTCCCGCTGTGTGAGCGCGGCGATCTGGACCGGACACCCGGGGTGGTCCATTTCAAGGACCTGGTCGCCCTTCGGAACCGCGCGTTGACCGGGGCCGACCTGCTCCCGGCCGCCCGCCCGGTCATCTACGTGCCCGAGACGGCGCGATTGGAGCGGGTCCTCCAGCTCTTCCTGGAGCGGAAACTCCACCTCGCCCTCGTGGTGGACGAATACGGCGGCACCACCGGCATGCTCACGCTGGAGAACATTCTGGAGGAACTGGTCGGGCAGATTCAGGACGAATTCGACCACGAGGGCCCCCGGATGTCCCGGAGGGGTGAGGACGGCTGGGAGCTCGCGGGCTCGCTGCCCCTCTTCGAGCTGTCGGAGCTGACGGGTACGGCGTTGGAGACCGACGGGGTGACCACCCTCAACGGCTGGGTGACCCAGCGGCTCGGACGCTTCCCCCGCCGTGGGGATCGCATTGCGATCGGCGGCTTCGATCTGATGGTGGAGGATCTCGAGGGATTGCGGGTGGGGCGGGTGTTGCTGAAGCGCCTCTCAGCCGCCGAGTCTTCCGAAACGACCGACGTGGAGGAGCAGGCGGGAACCGGCGGGGAATCGCCCGGATAG